One window from the genome of Hydractinia symbiolongicarpus strain clone_291-10 chromosome 1, HSymV2.1, whole genome shotgun sequence encodes:
- the LOC130623709 gene encoding uncharacterized protein LOC130623709, with the protein MTNIKEKHIYAPISCINPTAENNTNMTQIKEKMYVPISCINPIAENNTNMTNIKEKHIYAPISCINPTAENNTNMTQIKEKMYVPISCINPIAENNTNMTQIKEKMYVPISCNNPNAENNTNMTQIKEKMYVPISCINPNAENNTNMTQIKEKMCVPISCINPIAENNTNMTQIKEKMYVPISCINPIAENKTNMTNIKEKHIYAPISCINPTAENNTNMTQIKEKMYVPISCINPNAENNTNMTQIKEKMCVPISCINPIAENNTNMTQIKEKHICPHKLH; encoded by the coding sequence ATGACcaatatcaaagaaaaacatatatatGCCCCCATAAGCTGCATTAATCCAACTGCTGAAAACAACACAAACATGAcccaaatcaaagaaaaaatgtatGTCCCCATAAGCTGCATTAATCCAATTGCTGAAAACAACACAAACATGACcaatatcaaagaaaaacatatatatGCCCCCATAAGCTGCATTAATCCAACTGCTGAAAACAACACAAACATGActcaaatcaaagaaaaaatgtatGTCCCCATAAGCTGCATTAATCCAATTGCTGAAAACAACACAAACATGAcccaaatcaaagaaaaaatgtatGTCCCCATAAGCTGCAATAATCCAAATGCTGAAAACAACACAAACATGAcccaaatcaaagaaaaaatgtatGTCCCCATAAGCTGCATTAATCCAAATGCTGAAAACAACACAAACATGAcccaaatcaaagaaaaaatgtgTGTCCCCATAAGCTGCATTAATCCAATTGCTGAAAACAACACAAACATGAcccaaatcaaagaaaaaatgtatGTCCCCATAAGCTGCATTAATCCAATtgctgaaaacaaaacaaatatgaccaatatcaaagaaaaacatatatatGCCCCCATAAGCTGCATTAATCCAACTGCTGAAAACAACACAAACATGActcaaatcaaagaaaaaatgtatGTCCCCATAAGCTGCATTAATCCAAATGCTGAAAACAACACAAACATGACCCAAATCAAAGAGAAAATGTGTGTCCCCATAAGCTGCATTAATCCAATTGCTGAAAACAACACAAACATGACCCAAATCAAGGAAAAACATATATGTCCCCATAAGCTGCATTAA
- the LOC130638570 gene encoding N-lysine methyltransferase KMT5A-A-like, which yields MTTIIKEVMDRKLRDKGRNKPSLSNLLCKGDDLSKFQVLKINEEIGFGVFALTDFSMGEFLMEYRGNWISQCDVLTLQRKYENENIGSYIYFDVVDIFGKKKCIDATNVDGIGKLVNDSPSRLANSKMRRVIVGNSVHLCLFATRHITAGTEVRYML from the exons ATGACAACAATTATAAAGGAGGTAATGGATAGAAAACTGAGAG ACAAGGGAAGAAATAAACCCAGCCTCAGTAATCTTCTTTGCAAAGGCGATGATCTTTCCAAATTTCAAGTTCTAAAGATCAATGAGGAGATAG GTTTTGGAGTGTTTGCTCTAACAGATTTTTCCATGGGAGAGTTCTTGATGGAGTACAGAG gaaattggATTAGTCAATGTGATGTTCTTACTTTGCAAAGAAAGTATGAAAACGAAAATATAGGAAGTTacatttattttgacgttgttgatatttttggaaaaaaaaagtg taTTGATGCAACTAATGTGGATGGCATTGGTAAACTTGTCAACGATTCTCCATCACGATTGGCCAATTCCAAAATGCGCAGAGTGATTGTAGGCAATAGTGTTCACCTTTGTCTTTTTGCTACACGTCATATTACCGCCGGCACTGAAGTTAGGTATATGCTTTAA